Proteins found in one Anoplolepis gracilipes chromosome 7, ASM4749672v1, whole genome shotgun sequence genomic segment:
- the Dmap1 gene encoding DNA methyltransferase 1-associated protein 1, whose product MADVRDILDIEVPTTTELTKESILGSDKKNRKRYDYNKVPKRPEGMHREVFALLCKDNNDVPPLFPTDTAKGYKQVRAKLGMKKVRPWKWTPFTNPARKDGAVFHHWRRVADAGKEYPFAKFNKKVPIPRYTSAEYLQHLVTNGWSRAETDHLFELCEKFDLRFIIIKDRWNCTKFLARSVEELKERYYQVCAALTKAKSHTDKVYIFDAEHEKRRKEQLKKLFERTPEQVDEEQTLLTELRKIEQRKKERDRKTQDLQKLITAADHQADPRKSERKSSKKNSSSSRNRPNKTDTSHAVESAGIKFPDFKNSGVTLRSQRIKLPSSLGQKKMKGIEQMLNELNLELNPPPTEQICQQFNELRSDIVLHYELRSALSTCDYELQSLRHQYEALAPGKTLTIPAALLPKTEPEVKADIIDVVGSPSMPSIPH is encoded by the exons ATGGCAGACGTACGCGATATTCTAGACATTGAGGTGCCCACGACTACGGAACTTACGAAGGAATCGATACTAGGTAGTGACAAGAAGAATCGCAAACGGTATGACTACAACAAAGTACCAAAACGTCCTGAGGGTATGCACCGCGAGGTGTTCGCGCTCCTCTGCAAGGACAATAATGACGTGCCGCCTTTGTTCCCGACTGACACGGCGAAAGGATACAAGCAGGTACGGGCCAAGCTTGGTATGAAAAAAGTGAGGCCGTGGAAGTGGACACCGTTTACCAATCCTGCACGTAAGGACGGTGCTGTCTTTCATCATTGGCGACGTGTTGCTGATGCTGGGAAGGAATATCCCTTCGCAAAGTTCAACAAAAAAGTTCCTATCCCTAGGTACACTAGTGCGGAATACCTTCAACATTTAGTGACCAATGGCTGGTCACGGGCAGAGACGGATCATTTGTTTGAGTTGTGCGAGAAATTTGACCTTAGATTCATTATAATCAAGGATAGGTGGAATTGCACCAAGTTTCTCGCTAGATCTGTAGAAGAGTTAAAAGAGAG GTATTACCAAGTGTGCGCCGCATTGACAAAGGCAAAATCCCACACTGAtaaggtatatatttttgatgcgGAACATGAGAAGCGTAGAAAAGAACAGCTAAAAAAGTTGTTTGAGCGTACTCCTGAACAAGTGGACGAGGAGCAGACTCTACTTACTGAGTTACGCAAGATTgagcaaagaaaaaaagaaagagatagaaaaacgcaagatttgcaaaaattaattacagcaGCTGATCATCAGGCAGATCCAAGGAAGAGCGAGAGAAAATCttccaaaaaaaatagcaGTTCTTCTAGGAATAGACCAAACAAAACTGACACTTCTCAT gcAGTGGAGTCAGCTGGAATTAAATTCCCCGATTTCAAAAATAGCGGTGTTACTCTTCGTTCTCAGAGAATTAAATTACCAAGTAGTCTTGGTCAAAAGAAGATGAAGGGCATTGAACAAatgttaaatgaattaaatttag AATTGAATCCACCACCGACGGAACAGATATGTCAGCAATTTAATGAACTACGTAGCGACATAGTTTTACATTATGAATTGAGAAGCGCGTTGTCGACATGTGATTATGAATTGCAATCTTTAAGGCACCAATATGAAGCACTAGCACCGGGAAAG acTTTAACAATACCAGCGGCACTCTTGCCAAAAACAGAACCTGAGGTTAAAGCAGATATCATAGATGTGGTGGGATCGCCCAGTATGCCCAGTATTCCTCATTAA
- the LOC140668083 gene encoding endoplasmic reticulum-Golgi intermediate compartment protein 2 — MLRRRHVNVKTVKELDAFPKVPELYVDKTAVGGTFSIFTIFIIAYLIIAETSYFLDSRLQFKFEPDTEIDAKLQINIDITVAMPCGRIGADVLDSTNQNMISYESLEEEDTWWELTSEQRAHFEALKHMNSYLREEYHAIHELLWKSNQVTLYSEMPTRSYKPDYAPNACRIHGSLNVNKVAGNFHITAGKSLSLPRGHIHISAFMTDQDYNFTHRINRFSFGGPSPGIVHPLEGDEKVADNNMMLYQYFVEVVPTDIRTLLSTSKTYQYSVKDHQRPIDHHKGSHGIPGIFFKYDMSALKIKITQERDTIFQFLVKLCATVGGIFVTSGLVKNIVQSFWYIVCCKFLNSEKKTDHREPSVLSHSMNYQTPNTINLLDVAAPQSIDIMLKPQ; from the exons atgttgagaCGACGACATGTCAATGTTAAAACAGTCAAAGAATTGGATGCATTTCCCAAGGTTCCTGAGTTATATGTTGATAAAACTGCTGTGGGAGGAACAT TTTCTATCTTTACAATATTCATCATCGCATATTTGATAATAGCAGAAACAAGTTATTTTCTTGATAGCAGATTACAATTCAAATTTGAGCCAGATACTGAAATTGATGCAAAACTGCAAATTAATATCGACATAACAGTGGCCATGCCATGTGGTCGCATTGGTGCTGATGTTTTAGATTCTACAAatcaaaatatgataagtTACGAGTCTTTGGAAGAAGAGGATACATGGTGGGAATTAACATCGGAGCAAAGGGCACATTTTGAAGCTTTGAAGCACATGAATTCATACTTGAGAGAAGAATATCATGCTATTCATGAACTCCTTTGGAAATCCAATCAGGTTACTCTTTACAGTGAGATGCCAACACG ATCGTATAAACCAGATTATGCACCAAATGCTTGTCGTATTCATGGTAGTTTGAATGTGAATAAAGTCGCaggaaattttcatataactgCTGGAAAATCATTATCTTTGCCACGTGGTCACATACATATTTCTGCATTTATGACAGATCAAGATTATAACTTCACTCACAGAATTAATAGATTTTCTTTCGGTGGACCTAGTCCAGGTATTGTGCATCCTCTAGAAGGTGATGAGAAGGTTGCAGATAATA atATGATGCtgtatcaatattttgttgaagTTGTCCCTACAGATATTAGAACATTGTTGAGTACATCTAAGACATACCAATATAGTGTTAAAGATCATCAAAGACCAATTGATCACCATAAAGGATCTCATGGAATACCAGgaattttcttcaaatatgATATGAGTGCacttaagataaaaataactcaGGAACGTgatacaatttttcaatttctagtAAAATTATGTGCTACTGTAGGCGGTATTTTTGTTACAAGtg gactagttaaaaatattgtacaaagtTTTTGGTATATTGTGTGCtgtaagtttttaaattctgaGAAGAAAACAGATCATCGTGAACCATCGGTTTTATCACATTCTATGAATTATCAGACTCCTAATACGATAAATTTACTTGACGTTGCGGCTCCTCAAAGTATTGATATCATGTTGAAGCCTCAATAA
- the LOC140668119 gene encoding histone H2B, translating to MPPKASGKAVKKAGKAQKNISKTDKKKKRKRKESYAIYIYKVLKQVHPDTGISSKAMSIMNSFVNDVFERIAAEASRLAHYNKRSTITSREIQTAVRLLLPGELAKHAVSEGTKAVTKYTSSK from the coding sequence ATGCCACCCAAAGCGAGCGGCAAAGCTGTGAAGAAAGCCGGAAAGGCTCAGAAGAATATTAGCAAGACCgacaagaaaaagaagaggaagaggaaggagAGCTATGCTATCTACATCTACAAAGTACTGAAACAAGTACATCCGGACACTGGAATATCCAGCAAAGCTATGAGCATCATGAACAGCTTCGTCAACGACGTTTTCGAACGTATCGCTGCCGAGGCATCCCGTTTGGCGCATTATAATAAGCGCTCGACGATTACCTCTCGGGAAATACAAACTGCTGTGAGACTTCTGCTACCCGGAGAATTGGCTAAGCACGCTGTGAGTGAAGGCACCAAAGCCGTCACCAAGTACACCAGCTCCAAGTGA